In Pochonia chlamydosporia 170 chromosome Unknown PCv3seq00008, whole genome shotgun sequence, the following proteins share a genomic window:
- a CDS encoding NmrA family protein (similar to Metarhizium acridum CQMa 102 XP_007815722.1) — MAPSTASTAPLVFVIGGTGAQGIPVIQGLVKDDAYRVRFLTRDVNSRRSKQLLAFGNTEALEGSFADEDILQKGFHGADYAFVNIDGFNTGEKTEMFWAIRAYELALEEGIKFFVYGNLDYVYKKSGFDPKFRTGHYDGKGRIAEWILQQNKDPQINKRMGAAIFTTGPYISMVLAVGTPMSPKIEDGVVTWRMPLGDGAVAHVDLDDCGYYVRWLFDHQSRANGLDLEVAIDLINYNDLAQAFERVTGHPAKFIDTSLDEYWTTGPMGTGAPPAGHNADPKDSGTMSIRTNFTGFWNMWKYSGGNKGVIQRNFELLDEIHPNRIKSAEQWFQREEEKSQKQGTPSLWERATNLRPVLKIAEDGRKGRL; from the coding sequence ATGGCTCCTTCGACGGCCAGCACAGCACCACTTGTCTTTGTCATCGGAGGGACCGGTGCTCAAGGAATCCCAGTCATTCAGGGTCTTGTCAAGGATGACGCATACCGTGTGCGCTTCCTGACAAGGGACGTCAATTCGAGAAGATCAAAGCAGCTGCTTGCATTTGGAAACACCGAGGCCCTTGAAGGATCATTCGCAGATGAAGACATCCTCCAAAAGGGCTTTCATGGTGCAGACTATGCCTTTGTCAATATCGACGGCTTCAATACTGGTGAGAAGACAGAGATGTTCTGGGCGATTCGTGCCTACGAATTAGCGCTGGAGGAAGGAATAAAGTTCTTTGTCTACGGCAACCTCGACTACGTCTACAAGAAGAGTGGCTTCGATCCCAAATTTAGAACTGGGCACTATGACGGCAAAGGCCGCATCGCGGAATGGATCCTGCAGCAAAACAAAGATCCCCAGATTAACAAAAGAATGGGTGCCGCTATATTCACCACCGGCCCGTACATATCCATGGTTCTCGCTGTAGGCACGCCCATGTCTCCGAAGATCGAGGACGGCGTCGTGACTTGGCGAATGCCTCTGGGAGACGGTGCGGTGGCTCACGTCGACCTCGACGACTGCGGATACTACGTTCGCTGGCTATTCGATCATCAATCCAGGGCAAATGGTCTGGATCTGGAAGTGGCAATCGACTTGATCAACTACAACGATCTGGCACAAGCATTTGAAAGGGTTACAGGCCATCCCGCGAAATTCATTGACACCAGTCTCGATGAGTATTGGACTACCGGCCCCATGGGCACTGGCGCACCACCAGCTGGACATAATGCTGATCCCAAGGATTCAGGGACCATGAGCATACGTACTAATTTTACTGGGTTCTGGAACATGTGGAAATACTCTGGAGGGAACAAGGGAGTCATTCAGCGCAACTTTGAGCTACTTGATGAGATTCATCCTAATCGGATTAAGAGCGCTGAGCAATGGTTCCAGCgggaggaggaaaagagcCAAAAGCAGGGCACACCGAGTTTGTGGGAGAGGGCAACGAATCTGAGACCTGTGTTGAAGATTGCAGAAGATGGTCGAAAGGGGCGTCTGTAA
- a CDS encoding hydrophobic surface binding protein A domain-containing protein translates to MRFLYALAALACTAAAQTSNVQAVRNDIANITTLMATLSSDVKLVKPGSAGIAQALQVQVDAVNIHKRLLTSIDDTESSAPFGAGGSLSIGLDFIGLSPKVKTTLQDVTKQKAALGELGIVVLSSLYQLKQDTDTFGAAVLEKLDALEKAIAPAIIKDLDKAFNDAIVAYGGKAT, encoded by the exons ATGAGATTCCTATACGCCTTGGCCGCTCTGGCCTGCACAGCTGCAGCTCAAACCTCAAATGTTCAGGCTGTTAGAAATGACATCGCCAATATTACCACCTTGATGGCCACTCTGAGCAGCGATGTGAAGCTTGTTAAGCCTGGGTCAGCGGGTATCGCGCAGGCtctgcaggtgcaggtgGATGCCGTGAACATTCACAAGCGACTGCTTACCTCTATCGACGATACTGAATCCTCCGCGCCATTCGGGGCTGGAGGGTCTCTGAGCATCGGTTTGGACTTTATTGGCCTGTCTCCGAAAGTCAAGACAACTCTGCAGGACGTCACGAAGCAAAAGGCTGCTCTGGGAGAGCTTGGTATTGTCGTTCTGTCGAGCTTGTATCAGCTTAAGCAGGACACGGATACTTTTGGAGCGGCGGTGCTTGAGAAACTGGATGCGTTGGAGAAGGCAATTGCTCCTGCTATTATCAAGGACCTTGACAAGGCTTTCAatgatgccattgttgcGTATGGTGGGAAAG CAACGTGA
- a CDS encoding oxidoreductase (similar to Aspergillus flavus NRRL3357 XP_002384928.1) → MATKVTDSTGALKVVVIGTGQMGRSHLLAYHRHPGYQVVGLVTKDPPNFRPELRHYEDMTLPDVDSALALHPDVVSINTYPDTHADYAIAAMTAGAHVFVEKPLATTVERARQVVETAKKTNRKLVVGYILRHHPSWTQFISRARDLGPPFVMRMNINQRSSGDAWETHKRIMKTTSPLVDCGVHYVDVMLQITNSRPVQVRGIGARVSDEIDADQVNYAHLQLVFEDGSAGWYESGWGPMVSETGNFIRDVFSPNGSVSIVDNATQGKSADIGSHMKTANILLHKVGAEPEMLSMDGEPDHDALCALEQEYLYQAIREDRDLTQEMDHAVSSLEIVIAADASMKENRAIDL, encoded by the coding sequence atggcgaCTAAGGTTACCGACTCAACAGGTGCATTGAAAGTGGTAGTTATTGGAACAGGGCAAATGGGACGCAGCCACTTGTTGGCATACCATCGCCATCCCGGATACCAGGTCGTCGGCCTTGTGACGAAAGATCCCCCAAACTTCCGTCCAGAACTTCGTCACTACGAAGACATGACCTTGCCAGACGTGGATTCAGCTCTCGCATTACACCCGGATGTCGTGTCCATCAACACTTACCCGGACACGCACGCCGATTATGCCATCGCTGCCATGACGGCGGGTGCTCATGTATTTGTTGAAAAGCCTCTTGCTACAACAGTCGAAAGAGCTCGCCAAGTTGTCGAAACggcaaagaaaacaaacagGAAATTAGTTGTAGGATACATTCTACGCCATCATCCTAGCTGGACTCAATTCATTTCCCGCGCCCGCGACCTTGGTCCACCGTTCGTCATGCGGATGAACATAAACCAACGATCATCTGGCGACGCATGGGAGACTCACAAACGCATTATGAAGACGACAAGTCCTCTCGTTGACTGCGGCGTGCATTACGTCGATGTCATGCTACAAATTACAAATAGCCGGCCCGTGCAAGTCAGAGGTATTGGGGCAAGAGTAAGTGACGAGATCGATGCAGACCAGGTGAACTATGCCCACCTGCAGCTggtgtttgaagatggttcTGCGGGTTGGTACGAGTCTGGCTGGGGACCGATGGTATCAGAGACGGGGAATTTTATTCGCGATGTTTTTAGTCCAAATGGGTCTGTATCAATTGTCGACAATGCGACACAGGGAAAGTCCGCCGATATTGGATCGCATATGAAGACGGCAAATATTTTGCTTCACAAAGTCGGTGCAGAGCCTGAGATGTTGTCTATGGATGGAGAACCGGATCATGATGCGTTGTGTGCCTTGGAACAAGAGTACCTATACCAGGCCATCCGAGAAGACAGAGATCTGACTCAGGAAATGGATCATGCAGTTTCGTCTCTTGAGATAGTCATTGCTGCTGATGCTTCCATGAAGGAAAACCGGGCAATTGACCTATGA
- a CDS encoding hydrophobic surface binding protein A domain-containing protein, translating to MRFFNFIIPFLATAVTANPVPRDVNSINAALDTISKQLVTMNTTLNGFNGGLQGTLTALKIQGQATDLQKAIQAATTAAKSSGPLNDQDSATVAFGITSLTGKIYDVLDNIVAKKPAFDKAILGVGSASFLVKSDLKGLKDATDTFGAALTDKFVKAVKDVSPLVISAIDFHFEQAQKVYA from the coding sequence ATGCGgttcttcaacttcatcattcCATTCCTCGCCACGGCTGTGACCGCAAACCCGGTTCCCCGGGATgtcaacagcatcaatgcaGCTCTGGACACTATATCCAAGCAGTTGGTGACGATGAACACCACGCTCAACGGCTTCAACGGAGGCCTTCAGGGCACACTTACCGCACTGAAGATCCAAGGCCAGGCGACGGATCTCCAAAAGGCAATCCAGGCTGCTACCACTGCCGCCAAGAGCTCAGGCCCGCTTAACGACCAGGATTCTGCAACTGTCGCCTTTGGAATTACATCGCTTACTGGCAAAATTTACGatgtccttgacaacattgttGCGAAGAAGCCGgcctttgacaaggccaTTCTTGGGGTTGGATCTGCCTCGTTTCTGGTCAAGTCGGACTTGAAGGGTTTGAAGGACGCTACGGATACGTTTGGTGCTGCGTTGACTGATAAATTCGTCAAGGCGGTAAAGGACGTGTCGCCTCTTGTTATATCGGCTATTGACTTTCATTTTGAACAGGCGCAGAAAGTGTATGCTTGA
- a CDS encoding ferulic acid esterase A faeA (similar to Cordyceps militaris CM01 XP_006665631.1), which produces MRATLAVTGLFPLFVLAQQPVSSDVFDKITRYTAFSAASYDDNCAKPPFGSQIVKTFNDDATDTQATLFRDNTAKEVIIAFRGTSAPKDLDSDLAFGLVPLSATGTSCSNCKVHQGFQSAFASISGAVASAIKSEVSSGSRLIVTGHSLGGGIAAIATSSFIGQDIKVAETYTFGEPRNGDAQWAKYIAGQIPDSNYYRVTHFNDGVPQIPPTLLGYVHHGPEYYQSKDTGNTAQTTLKCSLDSKSCSAGQDFGSNPINRSHLTYSNTIVGSSLFVAACGAVFP; this is translated from the exons ATGCGTGCAACTCTGGCAGTAACAGGACTCTTTCCGCTGTTTGTTCTTGCCCAACAGCCTG TCTCATCGGATGTATTCGACAAGATAACTCGGTATACGGCGTTTTCGGCGGCATCTTACGATGACAACTGCGCAAAACCACCCTTTGGGTCTCAGATTGTCAAAACGTTCAACGATGATGCAACGGATACTCAGGCTACTTTGTTCCGTGATAATACTGCTAAGGAAGTAATTATTGCTTTCAGAGGAACTTCTGCGCCCAAGGACCTCGATTCAGATCTTGCCTTTGGTCTCGTCCCGCTATCTGCTACCGGAACAAGCTGCTCTAACTGCAAA GTTCATCAAGGCTTCCAGTCCGCATTCGCCTCAATCTCTGGGGCAGTGGCCTCAGCAATTAAGTCAGAGGTGTCGTCTGGCTCACGGCTTATTGTTACTGGCCATTCTCTTGGCGGTGGCATCGCGGCCATAGCGACATCCTCATTCATCGGACAAGATATTAAAGTTGCAGAGACGTATACCTTTGGCGAGCCACGAAATGGGGATGCACAATGGGCCAAGTACATCGCTGGACAGATCCCCGACTCAAACTACTATCGCGTCACGCATTTCAATGACGGCGTGCCTCAAATTCCACCGACCTTGCTTGGCTATGTTCACCACGGGCCAGAATATTACCAGAGCAAGGACACTGGCAACACTGCCCAAACGACATTAAAGTGCAGCTTAGACTCCAAG TCCTGTAGCGCCGGCCAAGACTTTGGGTCCAACCCTATCAATCGGTCCCATCTTACTTacagcaacaccatcgtTGGCAGCTCACTTTTtgtggctgcatgtggtgcaGTATTTCCCTGA
- a CDS encoding phosphotransferase family protein (similar to Beauveria bassiana ARSEF 2860 XP_008597579.1) translates to MSPVTSQMREARREKDCIAITVERKYFHVSNSFVKRSLRPSEWQLNPVHGNVCVPRFGNERLLNEAASMEFIAKNTNIPVPKLLSCFEDDNVVYLVTEHIEGVAMSKLSEEQRKVVEEEPAGHLETLRSLKSDVWGGPSGIVIPPYRVMVKAYRPQWKMKQRESKDLVFCHNDLSTHNVIVDPETLKIRAIHNWEYSGFFPKEFEGLFFRRPDPSVAINGESNDEEMILRLMKDNEDR, encoded by the exons ATGTCACCTGTGACGAGCCAAATGCGGGAGGCTCGGCGTGAAAAGGACTGCATTGCTATTACTGTAGAGCGCAAGTATTTCCACGTCAGCAACTCCTTCGTCAAGCGCAGCCTCCGTCCCTCTGAATGGCAACTCAATCCTGTACATGGAAATGTCTGTGTACCGCGCTTCGGTAATGAACGACTCCTCAACGAAGCCGCTAGTATGGAATTTATCGcaaaaaacaccaacattccAGTACCAAAACTACTTTCATGCTTTGAGGATGACAACGTTGTGTATCTTGTCACAGAGCACATCGAGGGTGTGGCTATGAGCAAACTTTCCGAAGAGCAACGTaaagtggttgaagaggagCCGGCGGGCCATTTAGAGACACTGAGGAGCCTCAAATCCGACGTTTGGGGCGGACCATCTGGAATT GTTATTCCACCTTATAGAGTCATGGTCAAAGCGTACCGGCCTCAGTGGAAGATGAAGCAAAGAGAGTCGAAAGACCTTGTGTTTTGTCATAACGACCTTTCCACGCACAACGTCATTGTTGACCCAGAGACCTTGAAGATCAGGGCCATACACAATTGGGAATATTCTGGCTTTTTCCCCAAAGAGTTTGAGGGCTTGTTCTTCCGCCGGCCAGATCCTTCAGTGGCTATCAATGGAGAAAGTAATGACGAAGAAATGATACTGCGGTTGATGAAAGATAATGAAGATAGATAA
- a CDS encoding glyoxalase-like domain-containing protein, translating to MPRCNQFVSWPGSQPRELYLRHCSERLTASQPFIFLNSPSQPISPLPSPRGSSFTLALHSHQAALAPHCLNSAHGARIRSRLVNQCCLRADGIHGSQSNLNLLVPVGLGGLKPCSYKYGPQSSTCRGIRIRSINKTQVSILFELQTLPPLQATSAIIMPPSIEAPPSLYINIHTTDAAAAEKFFKGLGFNFISEFSDTKSRAFRLPEPNANVGVMIHMHERFKEFIRPNTVITDAHKETECLFSISLEKKEDVDAWINKVVELGGTADPFTMKDYGAECNMYSRSFTDLDGHIWEVLALTK from the exons ATGCCAAGATGTAACCAATTT GTGTCCTGGCCCGGAAGCCAGCCGCGTGAACTTTACCTGCGACACTGCTCTGAACGTCTCACAGCCTCACAACCATTCATTTTTCTCAATTCACCGTCGCAACCAATAAGTCCTTTGCCAAGTCCCAGGGGCAGCAGTTTCACTCTAGCCTTACATTCGCATCAGGCAGCTCTTGCGCCTCATTGCTTGAACTCTGCACATGGCGCTCGCATTCGGAGCCGGCTCGTGAATCAATGCTGCTTACGTGCGGATGGCATTCACGGCAGCCAAAGCAACCTTAATTTATTAGTGCCCGTTGGGCTTGGCGGGTTGAAACCTTGTTCA TATAAATACGGACCACAGTCCTCTACATGTCGTGGAATCAGGATCAGAAGCATCAACAAAACTCAAGTTAGCATCCTTTTTGAACTGCAAACTCTTCCCCCACTTCAAGCAACATCCGCAATCATCATGCCCCCCAGCATCGAAGCCCCTCCATCTctgtacatcaacatccatacCACGGATGCGGCAGCCGCCGAAAAGTTCTTTAAGGGCCTTGGATTTAATTTCATCTCAGAGTTCTCGGACACGAAGTCCAGGGCCTTTCGTCTCCCAGAGCCAAATGCAAATGTTGGCGTCATGATCCATATGCACGAGCGCTTCAAGGAATTCATTCGACCAAACACGGTCATCACTGATGCGCACAAGGAAACTGAATGCTTGTTCAGCATCAGCCtcgaaaagaaggaagatgtGGATGCGTGGATCAACAAAGtcgttgagcttggtggAACTGCCGACCCGTTTACAATGAAGGATTATGGCGCGGAGTGTAACATGTATTCACGCAGCTTTACGGATTTGGATGGCCATATCTGGGAGGTTCTTGCTCTTACTAAGTAA